The following proteins come from a genomic window of Candidatus Paceibacterota bacterium:
- a CDS encoding segregation/condensation protein A: MEVTLGEAKVDFRIQTEHFEGPLDLLLSLIEKRKLFISDFSLSKVADDYISHVRSFESYPMSDVANFLLVASTLVLIKSKSILPDLNLTIEEEQDISDLKRRLALHELFRALSEVVKSEYGKRIIFEKSARTLPPQFFAPDAQMTPVGIHEGAIRVLEALPKKVALPKATIKKVVSIEEMMNRLAERVTGALKMGFSRFAKYERGKPISREERVDVIVSFLAMLELVKQGTITVAQSDDWGEIDIEPIELATPTYG; this comes from the coding sequence ATGGAAGTTACACTCGGGGAAGCTAAGGTCGATTTTCGTATACAGACAGAACACTTCGAGGGACCACTCGATCTTCTCCTTTCGCTTATCGAAAAAAGAAAATTGTTCATAAGTGATTTTTCGCTTTCTAAAGTTGCAGATGATTATATTTCACATGTACGCTCGTTTGAGTCGTATCCAATGAGTGACGTTGCAAACTTTCTCCTTGTTGCTTCGACCCTAGTCCTTATCAAGTCAAAATCAATTCTTCCAGATCTTAATCTTACGATAGAAGAGGAGCAAGATATCTCAGACTTGAAACGACGTCTTGCATTACATGAGTTATTCCGTGCGCTATCTGAGGTGGTAAAGTCTGAGTATGGTAAGCGCATTATTTTTGAGAAAAGCGCACGTACTCTCCCTCCGCAATTCTTTGCACCTGATGCACAAATGACGCCGGTAGGTATCCATGAAGGCGCAATTAGGGTCCTTGAAGCATTGCCGAAGAAGGTTGCGCTTCCGAAAGCGACAATCAAGAAAGTTGTTTCAATCGAAGAAATGATGAATCGACTTGCTGAGCGTGTTACGGGAGCACTAAAGATGGGATTCAGTCGTTTCGCAAAATATGAGCGAGGCAAGCCTATCTCTCGAGAAGAACGCGTCGATGTTATTGTGTCATTCCTCGCAATGCTTGAGCTTGTGAAGCAGGGCACCATCACTGTTGCGCAGAGTGATGATTGGGGGGAGATAGATATCGAGCCTATTGAGCTCGCAACACCAACATATGGATAA
- the scpB gene encoding SMC-Scp complex subunit ScpB codes for MDNSSNKTLSLAAAIEAILFYTAEPMSYRKLAILTKTDATMVREAAKQLSERLAQSESGIRLIEQDNEIALGTAPAASALIEEITREEITKELSKAAVETLSIICYKGPLTRSDIDYIRGVNSTFILRNLLVRGIVEKLENPRDARAALYGATFAALEYMGVTRKEELPQYEEIQAQLEAFASARFTEDGESEQLVEKTTEEDMSLHDASLGDDMTDSKAELCDSDGDGILTREECDPDFKQGELSESPESTNLEADIAEEDLMAPAFDDSAIAVHNAEDDHAA; via the coding sequence ATGGATAATTCATCAAACAAAACACTTTCACTTGCTGCAGCCATTGAGGCCATCTTGTTTTACACTGCGGAGCCAATGTCGTACCGAAAGCTTGCAATTCTCACTAAGACCGACGCAACAATGGTGCGAGAGGCGGCCAAGCAGCTCAGTGAGCGGCTTGCACAGTCAGAAAGTGGAATTCGTCTTATTGAACAGGATAATGAAATTGCACTTGGGACTGCACCTGCAGCAAGTGCGCTCATTGAGGAGATTACACGTGAAGAGATTACGAAAGAACTTTCGAAAGCAGCTGTAGAGACTTTGTCTATCATCTGTTACAAGGGTCCGCTGACGCGTTCAGATATTGATTATATTCGAGGAGTTAATTCGACATTCATCCTTCGCAATCTTCTGGTGCGTGGTATTGTCGAGAAGTTAGAGAATCCAAGAGATGCTCGTGCAGCGCTTTATGGTGCTACTTTTGCGGCTCTGGAATATATGGGCGTCACTCGTAAAGAAGAACTTCCGCAGTACGAGGAGATTCAGGCGCAGCTCGAGGCCTTTGCTAGTGCGCGTTTCACTGAGGATGGTGAGTCAGAGCAATTGGTAGAGAAAACTACCGAAGAAGATATGTCACTTCATGATGCCTCACTCGGAGATGATATGACAGACTCAAAAGCAGAGCTATGTGACTCCGATGGAGATGGAATACTCACTCGAGAGGAGTGTGATCCAGACTTCAAACAGGGAGAGCTCTCTGAAAGTCCAGAATCAACAAATTTAGAAGCTGATATTGCAGAAGAAGATCTGATGGCGCCAGCCTTTGACGATTCCGCTATTGCTGTGCATAATGCAGAAGATGATCATGCAGCGTAA